A genomic region of Candidatus Aquicultor sp. contains the following coding sequences:
- a CDS encoding flavodoxin domain-containing protein, which translates to MKALVIFDSTFGNTQKIAETIAKELDTKAVPVSKVATKELNDLDLIVVGSPIISWKPSESMGKFLASLGRDQMKNVKAAAFDTRIRLFVHGDAATKISQALAEAGAEIVTEPQAFKVRGTEGPLLGGEIEKAVDWAKLIKTKVGK; encoded by the coding sequence ATGAAAGCGCTTGTAATCTTTGATTCAACTTTCGGAAACACCCAAAAAATCGCAGAAACCATTGCCAAAGAGCTGGACACTAAAGCCGTGCCGGTCTCGAAGGTCGCAACAAAGGAACTAAATGACCTTGATTTGATTGTCGTCGGAAGCCCGATTATCAGTTGGAAACCATCGGAGTCGATGGGTAAGTTTTTAGCAAGTCTGGGCCGCGACCAGATGAAGAATGTTAAAGCAGCGGCGTTTGATACCAGGATTAGGCTCTTTGTTCACGGTGATGCGGCAACAAAGATATCCCAAGCACTGGCAGAGGCAGGGGCCGAAATCGTGACTGAGCCGCAAGCTTTTAAAGTCCGAGGGACAGAGGGGCCGTTGCTCGGCGGTGAAATCGAAAAGGCGGTTGATTGGGCAAAATTGATAAAAACAAAGGTGGGTAAATAA